The sequence below is a genomic window from Humulus lupulus chromosome 3, drHumLupu1.1, whole genome shotgun sequence.
ATATGTACATCAAGATATATTCACACACCACTCACAACACTCTAAACTCTCTTGTATTCACACACCACACTCAAATTTTTCTTGCTTTTGATTACAAAATGATCAGTAAGTAAAATTCTAAGAGAGGTGACACCTTTTTTTACACACTTGAaaaaactaagttaagaaaacagAAATAACAGAATTAGCTAAGACCTTTAATTTGGCAACTGATTTCAGCAAGCTTCCTTCTTTACAATTCAAATGTAATGATCTTAGATTCTCAGTTTGCATAAAGCCTGTCAAATCAAAGTGAGCAATACATAAGAATATCTACCATAACAAACCATACACAGTAACACTATTTTGTATGATTGAGATAATATTGCTCTCTTTAGAAAACAAACGATACTTAAACCGAAACACTTGTCCATGAAAAAGAAAAAGGTGCACTTGTGTTGAATAAGCTTTTATTAAGAAAATGAAATAGGCACTCTGAAGTCTTAGTTTCgatatgtaaaagaaaaataacaaaaacatcTTGAGAcataaaaaatatgaataaataaaACAGTTAGCATCCGAATAACAATATGTAAAACAAACCTGGGAATGTGCTAAAGCCAGACTTTAACCATTAGGCATTGGTTAAGTGGTGAAAGCATGGTGAAGCTGAAATCATCAAAATAAACAAGTCATAAATATAGAGAATAAAACTGAACAAACAAAATAAATGCATATGAAGATCAAATACATacctcaattaattgatttcatGTTCAGAGTTGTCTGAATGAGGTAAATGCAAGCTCAAATAAATTTAACATGTAGCATGTGACTAATCTTGCTCGAGTACTCCTAATTCTCACTCTCCTTTGTGTCGTAAATTTTCTTTACCCAATTATACTCAAATAGCAGAGGGATGTCGTAAATAATCAGGTCCTACGTCCAAGGCAGCAGAGTCAACAAGGTCCCTATATAGTCACTCAATCAAACACCACACCTACCTCTCTTTAGTACACATCTTTTAGACTTCAATCTAACCTGCAATAGACAATGCATACAACCAAGAAAGCAAAACTGACAGCACTTGTTCAAACCAGAAATTCGAACAGTATTGAACTTAAGAATATTAGAACAATAATAGAATGCGAACACCAAGATGATATATAGAGCTGGTTCTTCTCCTCTGCACTAATCTGAAATGGTAGCACAAAACAATGGTGTCACCTTCTTCTACAATATTCTCACTTCCCTGTACAAAGAAATCCCAGAACGCACAACAATCTAATCTCTCTTGTATTCACACACCACACTCAAAGTTTTCTTGCTTTTGATTACAAAATGATCAGTAAGTAAAAAACAAAGAGAGGTGACACCCTTTTATACACACTTAACAAAAGTAAGTTAAGAAAACAGAAGTAACAAGACCTTTTATTTGGTAACCGATTTCAACAAGCTTCTTTCAAAGTGTTCAATTCTAATGATCTTGCACAAATAGTTCCACTCTTAGAGTCTCAGTATACATAAAGCCTGTCAAAACAAAGTGAGCCATATTAACCATAATAAACTATACACATTAACACCattttgcaaaagaaaaaaattgggcTGAGTTCAATTTATAATTTATCATGTGTAGTTATTTTAAGAATTCTGTTACTCTACTTATTGTACGAGGTGATTGTTTGATTAGAGTAATATTGGTCACTTCAATAAACAAACTATACTTGTCCATGAAAAAGAAAAATGTGCACTTGTGTTGGAGCTTAAATTAAGAAATCACATGTTAATTGAAAGAAATAGGCACTCTGAACTCTTAATTCTgatatgtaaaagaaaaataacaaaacatCTTGAGACATAAAAATCTCAAAAGTAAAACGATCACTATCCGAAGAACAATAAGTAAAACAGATCAAGGAATGTGCTAAACAAAATAAACACATTGGCAGAGCAAATACATACCGAAGTTATTGTAGTCTAGATGATTGGCATGTGATGGATGGTAAATGCAAGCTTAGAGAAACTCAACATAGTGTATATGCCTAATCTTGCTCCAATACTCCTTATTCTTACTCTCCTTTGGGCTGTAAATTTTCTTCAGCAGAGGGCAATCCCATATCAACAAAGAGATGAGGGAGGTTGGAAACCCTTCTTCTGACAATATCTCCAACTTATGGCACTTACGGATTGAAAGGCTTCGCAAGGAGGTGAGTTGTCTAAGCCCATTTTTATTCAGACCTCTAAGTTAAAATAATATTCACTAATTATTATTCGAACTCTTAATAAAAATTCATTCACAAAATTTGTcttacataaaataaaatgtaaaataaaataaaataaaaaatccgGGCTAGTACACTTCCATCTCTTGAAATGAATCCATAGACTTGTGAACATAAAATTACTCCATGATAGAAGCTGATCTAGCTGTGAATATATTGTTCTGCAAAAGTAAAGATagatacacataaatttcatcaTGGAGTAATTAGgcaaaagcatagaatctttGTAAATTTCAGAGACAAAACAAGAACTTCTCTACAAATATTCTCCAAAGATACTTTGGCCTTTGAAAAATAAAAAGCAAAAAATGATgttgttgatacaaataatcacATCTCTACGTAAACAAACATGTCTATGACTGGGATGGCTAAGGCTTTCAATGTTCACTAATTATTTTACTGAATATCACAAGGGTGACACCTAAGATCAAAAGTAAGAAAATGGTTTAATTGCTTGATGTCTTTTTCCATATGAAATGTGTTTCGAGCCAGAAAaataaaatctgaaacttttgtgTTGAATTTTGCTAACCTGAGTTCCCATTTTGATATTTTGGTCCATTCTGAACTGATATGGATTTCAACAGTTGTAGCTCTCATAGTAATGCTGCAATAACTAACAAATAGTTTTGAGGATATGTTAAACAATATCGATAGCTATTATCTCTATAGATCAACGATTAATAGAAGAAAAATACAAAGAGatcaatcaattaattgagattgcCTAAAAAGAGCAAATACATACctcaattatttgatttaacattCAGAGTAGCTGTGTGAAAGATTGGGATGTGACATATGGTAAATGCAAAGCTCAAAAAAATACAACATGTGGGATGTGACTAATCTTTCTCCAGTACTCCTTATTCTCACTGTCCTTTGTGTCGTAAATTTTCTTCACCAGAGGACAATTCCATATCTGCAAAGAGCTGAGGGAGGTTGGAAACCCTTCTTCTGATAATGTCTGCAACTCACGGCACGACCAGATGTCAAGTTGTTGCAAGGAGGTGAGTTGACTCAGCCCATTTTTGTCCAGGCCTCTAAGTTTTGAAAATGTATCGATAGAAAGAGAGGTGATAGTGGCAGGCAGTAGTCCTTCCTCCGGAAATGATTCCAAATCTTCTTTATATCCGTCAACTGTAACATTCCTGAGATTGGGTAATGTTTGCCAATTCCATTTTATCCTCAAAAGTTGATGATAGTATATCCCAAGTTTAGACAAACTAATGGGCAGACCACCTTCAGGAATAGTCTCTACCAACGGACAACCTCTCATTTCCAAAGATTTCAAAGATGAGAGGGAAATCATCTTCTCAGGCAACCACTTCAATTCAGGGCAATAATTGATATTCAAGTCACTCAGTTTGGGAGCAATAAGTCCACCATTTGGGAAAGACACAAAGCTAGGACAGTTAAAGATAGTCAGAGAAGTTAGTTCCTGACATTGACCATCGGACATTGAGAGGGCTTCAAAGTAATGGCAGTCCTCTATTTTAAGAGTTCGGAGAGTGGGAAATAAATCCATATGGAAGGATCTAAAGGATGACCCACAGTTATTCAAAGTAAGTGACTGAAGAGGAATGAGAGTGGTAAGCAAACTTCCAGTCGAAGAAGAAGGATTTATTGCCTTTATTGCCTTGTACAATGATTCCACATTTTCCAATTTTTTAATTCCCATTTCTGTGACACAAGGTAATCTTGGGATATTTAAAGCACACTGCTTATCTGCATCAATTTCAATCTTTGTTAATGAAGGAAGGAAGCGAGGCAAATCCCCAATGAGCTTAGGACAAAAAGAAATCTCAAGTGTTTTGAGCTTTCCATATGTTGCTGCATCTTCAGTTTGCATTGAATGCCATTGCTCCCATGATGACATGAAGCCGAACCTTAAGGTTTCCAATGATGAAAATGGCTTCTTCGCAGAACTATTCCCGTAAAACTCAGCACCCACAGTCGTTACTGAATGAAAACTTGAAATGTGAAGAAATTTTAGTGAAGGCAGTTGCCCAAGTGGTGGTAAATTGGAGCAATGCTGACTCCCACTAAGCTCTATGTCAACAATGTTGCTGAACGAATCATCCCCAATCCAATTTGGAAATTTTGTGCCAGGGTAATTAAGAATCTTGATCTGCTTCAACGTTGTGTTAGGTGAAAGCATTTCAAGCACACTCTCTCCATGTTTTGGATCAACATCACCAGCAGTCCATACCAAACTCAATTTCTCAAGTTGCTTCTTATTTAGTACATTGACTTGATCCGATGCTTTTGTAATATTGGCCACATTTTCTAACTTCTGAATGGAAAGTTCTCCGCGTAGACTTGAAAGTTTTGCCAACTCTTCTATTTTAGCACCACTATCCTTTCCCACAACGAATGTTGTCAACATTTGGAGATTTATCAATTTACTTATTTGGCTTGGCATCTCTTTCAACGACCCAAAGTCATATGACACCTCTTGCCTGATAATAAGATGTCTCAAATTAATTAGGAGGTGCATATCTTTGGGGAGAGTTTCAAGTAGACGACAATTTTCTAATTTAAATGTCTGTAAATTGTACAATAGAGTTACAGATTCGGGCAACATCACAATGTCGGTGCCAGAAAGGTCTAAATAGCGAAGATATTTTAGATCACCGATTGAATCAGCCAAATCAGTGATACCACAACCACGAAAAGATAAAACTTTCAAACACTTCAACTTCGGCAGCAAATCGTGCACTACTTCCTTAGGAACCAATGAACCACCAAAACCAGATCTTATTGACAAAAGGGTTCGCAAACGAGTAGCTTTAAAATCATAAGTAGATATCTTATCACCATAACAAAGGACTTCCGTGGCACATCCAAGGTGACGAGTCTTCTTCTCAAACTTATCAATATCTTCATTATGCTCTAACAAACAACAATATTTTCCAGAAACAACTCTAGCCAAATCAACTATAAGGTCATGCATAACAAAATACGGCTCAGAAATGTAATCGATTCCCAGTTGAAAAAACGACATAGATATTAATTCATCAAAATACTCATCAACAGTTTCTTCCATTCTCTTACTCCCCTCCGAATGCATCACGAGATTTTCTGCCATCCATATTAAGACTAGTTCCTGTCTTTGAAATCTATAGCCTTTTGGGAATATTGAGCAATAAGCAAAACACTTTTTCAAGTGTGCAGGAAGATAGCGGTAGCTCACTTCTAAGGCCGCAGGAAGAATCTTGCTCCTTTTA
It includes:
- the LOC133825849 gene encoding putative disease resistance protein At3g14460; protein product: MAELVIGAFLSASFDFLLEKIASPYVEEFFFKGNQSCVSERLFKLKSTFNCLAAVRFEVENKKIKNPAVEKWLDDLLDAVDDAEDFFGDVEYDALKPKKAAESRKARRKASKLLSRFFSKPSNSIDRKRNTDMEEILQRMELLANQIGILNLENNVVEVKPSEMLFVKTSLPDEPEVYGRENDKDALMKSLTSDKFDVIPIVGMGGIGKTTLAQTLFNDEEVMKMFELKVWVYVSDKFDAMAVTKTILQQVAPDDARNDMDLNSLQVNLAKKLMGKKFLIVLDDAWADDYVQWKEVMKPFKDGAKGSKIIVTTRNKTVADSIGTVDPHYLKELSKDECWELFAKHASRGNLNMFIENPRLESIGRDIAKKCNGLPLAAKVLGGLLRSTLDAEKWEQIATSNIWELTDKRSKILPAALEVSYRYLPAHLKKCFAYCSIFPKGYRFQRQELVLIWMAENLVMHSEGSKRMEETVDEYFDELISMSFFQLGIDYISEPYFVMHDLIVDLARVVSGKYCCLLEHNEDIDKFEKKTRHLGCATEVLCYGDKISTYDFKATRLRTLLSIRSGFGGSLVPKEVVHDLLPKLKCLKVLSFRGCGITDLADSIGDLKYLRYLDLSGTDIVMLPESVTLLYNLQTFKLENCRLLETLPKDMHLLINLRHLIIRQEVSYDFGSLKEMPSQISKLINLQMLTTFVVGKDSGAKIEELAKLSSLRGELSIQKLENVANITKASDQVNVLNKKQLEKLSLVWTAGDVDPKHGESVLEMLSPNTTLKQIKILNYPGTKFPNWIGDDSFSNIVDIELSGSQHCSNLPPLGQLPSLKFLHISSFHSVTTVGAEFYGNSSAKKPFSSLETLRFGFMSSWEQWHSMQTEDAATYGKLKTLEISFCPKLIGDLPRFLPSLTKIEIDADKQCALNIPRLPCVTEMGIKKLENVESLYKAIKAINPSSSTGSLLTTLIPLQSLTLNNCGSSFRSFHMDLFPTLRTLKIEDCHYFEALSMSDGQCQELTSLTIFNCPSFVSFPNGGLIAPKLSDLNINYCPELKWLPEKMISLSSLKSLEMRGCPLVETIPEGGLPISLSKLGIYYHQLLRIKWNWQTLPNLRNVTVDGYKEDLESFPEEGLLPATITSLSIDTFSKLRGLDKNGLSQLTSLQQLDIWSCRELQTLSEEGFPTSLSSLQIWNCPLVKKIYDTKDSENKEYWRKISHIPHVVFF